DNA sequence from the Cupriavidus sp. WKF15 genome:
CGGCCATCCTGGGCTCGGCCGTGGTCGGCCGCCCCGACGAGGATCGCGGCCAGGTGCCGGTGGCCTTCGTGATGCTCAAGCCCGAGGCCGCCGGCACGGTCGACGAAGCTGCGCTGACCGCGTGGTGCCGCGGCAGCATGGCGGTCTACAAGGTACCCCAGCTTCGCATTGTCGATACGCTGCCGCTGACCGCGACCGGCAAGGTGCGCAAGCAAGACCTGATACCGCTGGCCGAAGCGCTGCGCTGACACCGCATTGCTCTTCCCGCTGCGGCACCGCGATGCCGCAGCGGGCGTCTGCCCGCCCCCCTTTTCTACCGACATGAATCCGCCCAAGCTCCTGATCGCCAACCGCGGCGAAATCGCCATCCGCATCGCCCGCGCGGCCGCGGCCCTGGGCATGCCGAGCGTGGCCATCCATGGCGACGACGACCGCGACGCGCTGCACGTGCGCAAGGCCGATGAAGCCGTGGCACTGCCCGGCAGCGGCCCGCGCGCTTACCTCGATATCGGGCAGGTCGTCGCCGCCGCGCGCCGTGCGGGTTGCCAGCTCGTCCATCCCGGCTATGGCTTCTTGTCCGAGAACGCCGACTTCGCGCAGGCGTGCCTTGACGCCGGCCTGACCTTCGTCGGTCCCGCCCCGGATGTGCTGCGCCTGTTCGGCGACAAGGCGCGTGCCCGTGCGCTGGCCCGCGAGCATGGCGTGCCCGTGGTGCCGGGCACGACCGGCCCGACCACGCTGGCCGCGGCCCATGCGTTCTTTGCCGGCCTGCCGCGCGGCACCGGCATGATGATCAAGGCGCTGGCCGGCGGCGGCGGGCGCGGCATGCGCGCCGTCCACGACGCGGCGCAGATCGACGAAGCGTGGTCGCGCTGCGCGTCGGAGGCGACGGCGGCATTCGGCAACGGCGCGGTTTATGTCGAGCAGATCGTGACCGCGCCGCGCCATATCGAAACCCAGGTGGTCGCGGACGCCGGCGGGCAAGTGGTCACGCTCGGCGAGCGCGAATGCAGCCTGCAGCGCCGGCACCAGAAGCTCGTGGAAGTGGCGCCCAGCCCCGCGCTCGACGATGCAACCCGTGCACGCCTGGCAGAGGCCGCCAGCACGCTTGCGCGCGCGGCCGCCTACCGCGGCATCGGCACGTTCGAATTCCTGGTGCAGGAGCGCGACGGCCAGGCGCCGGCGTTCTGGTTCATGGAGGCCAATCCGCGCCTGCAGGTCGAACACACCGTGACGGAGATGGTCACCGGCGTGGACCTGGTGCAAGCCCAGCTTGCCATCGCCAGAGGCGCGGACCTTGCGCAACTGGGTCTGGAACGCGTACCGGCACCACGCGGCGTGGCCGTGCAGCTTCGCATCAATGCCGAGCATCTCGACGGGCAAGGACAATTGCGTCCCGCTGCCGGCACGCTCACCGCGTTCGAGGCCCCGAGCGGGCCGGGCGTGCGAGTCGACAGCGCGGGTTTCGCGGGCATGGCGGCCAATCCGCGTTTCGATTCGCTGCTGGCCAAGCTGATCGTGCACGAGTCCGGCGGCAATTACCCCCGCGCGCTCGCGCTTGCGTACCGTGCCTTGTGCGAGTTCCGGATCGAGGGCATCGACACCAACCGCCGCCTGCTGCAGGACCTGCTGCAGCAAGACGCCGTGCAGCGCAATGCCGTGCATACGCAGTACCTCGACCAGGCCCTGCCCGCGCTCGCCGCAGTCGGCGGTGACCACCCCGCGCTGCATGCAACCGGCGCCGCAGCCGTGGAACAGGACACCGAGGCCGAGGACGACCTGCCCGCCGATGCCGTAGCCGTGCTGGCGCCAATGGACGGCGCACTGGCCGCTCTCCATGTGCGGCCCGGCGACTCCGTACGCCGCGGCCAGGCGCTCGCGATCATCGAGGCCATGAAGATGGAGCACCCGATCGAGGCGCCTGCCGCGGGCACGGTGCTGGCCGTGCGTGCGCAGGCCGGCGCGACCGTGCGGGCAGGTGCCGCGCTCGTGCTGATTGAAACCAGCGGCGACGCCGGCCACACCGAGCAGGTCCGCACCGCCAGCGACCCCGATCATATCCGCGCCGATCTGCGCGATGCGCTCCAGCGCCACGCGCTCGGCCAGGACGCCGCCCGCGAGACAGCCGTGGCAAAACGCCATGCACAGGGCGGCCGCACCGCGCGCGAGAACATTGCGCGATTGTGCGACGCGGACTCCTTCATCGAATACGGCGCACTGGCGATCGCCGCGCAGCGTCAGCGCCGCACCGAAGACGATCTGATCCGCTCGACGCCGGCCGACGGCATCGTAACGGGCATCGGCACCGTGAACGCGGCGCAGATCCCCGGCGCCGATGCGCGCTGCATGGTGCTCGCCTACGACTACACCGTGCTGGCCGGCACCCAGGGCTACTACGGCCACAAGAAGCTGGACCGCATGCTGGCGCTGGCGCAGCAGTGGAAGCTGCCCGTGGTGCTGTTCGCCGAGGGCGGCGGCGGCCGCCCCGGCGACACCGACATGCCGGTGGTGGCCGGACTCGACTGCACCTCGTTCATCCAGTTCGCGCGGCTGTCCGGGCAGGTGCCGCTGGTGGGCATCGTGCATGGGCGCTGCTTCGCCGGCAATGCGGCGCTGCTGGGCTGCGCCGATGTGATCATCGCCACGCGCAGCGCCACCATCGGCATGGGCGGTCCGGCCATGATCGAGGGTGGCGGCCTGGGCGTGTATGCCCCCGAGGAAGTCGGGCCCGTCGGCGTGCAGGCGCCCAATGGCGTGATCGATGTGCTGGTGGACGACGAAGCCGCCGCCGTCGATGCCGCGCGCCGATACCTCTCCTATTTCCAGGGTGATGCCCCCGGCTGGCAGGCCGAAGACCCGCGCCACCTGCGCCACGCGATTCCCGAGAACCGCCTGCGCAGCTACGACATGCGCGCGGTGATCCATGCGCTCGCGGACACTGGCTCGGCGCTCGAACTGCGCGCCGCCTTCGGCACCGGCATCCTAACCGCGCTGATCCGCATCGAGGGCCGCGCGTTCGGCTGCATCGCCAACAATCCGCGCCACCTCGGCGGCGCCATCGACAGCGCCGCCGCGGACAAGGCCGCGCGCTTCATGCAGCTGTGCGACGCGCATGGCTTGCCGATCCTGTCGCTATGCGACACGCCGGGCTTCATGGTCGGCCCGCAGGCAGAGAAGAGCGCCACCGTGCGCCACGTCTCGCGCCTGTTCGTGGTGGCCGGCGCGCTGCGCGTGCCGTTCTTCACGGTCGTGCTGCGCAAGGGCTACGGGCTTGGCGCGCAGGCCATGGCCGGCGGCAGCTTCGCGGCGCCGTTCTTCACCGCAGCCTGGCCGAGCGGCGAATTCGGCGCCATGGGCCTGGAAGGCTCGATCCGGCTCGGGTTCCGCAAGGAACTCGAAGCCGTGGCCGATCCCGACGAGCGCGAGGCGCTGTTCGCGCGCATGGTCGATACCGCCTACCAGCGCGGCCGCGCACTGAACATGGCCAGCCACCTGGAAATCGACGCCGTGATCGACCCGGCCGACACGCGCCGCTGGCTGCTGCGCGGGCTGGCCTCGGTGCCGCCGGCCAGCCTTGGCCGGCGCACGGGCGAGGACCGCCGCTTTATCGACACCTGGTAGCGGGTAGCGGCACCTCAAACCCGCCACGCCGCCCGGATGCTTCATCGACAACAGGAGGAGACACCTGATGCAGACCACCACGCCAACGCGCGGAGCACCCCGCGCCCGCAAGCGTCCCCTGGCCCGCCTGCTGGCCACCGCGGCCCTGGCGGCTGCCCTGGCGCCCGCGCTTGCGGCAGCGCAGGGCGCGCCGATCAAGGTTGCGTTCATCGACCAGCTGTCCGGGCCGCTCGCCAATGTGGGCGAGATCTTCCAGGCCAACCTGAAGTTCGCGATCGACGACGCCAATGCGCAGGGTGGCGTGCTCGGCCGCCAGTACGAACTGGTGAGCTACGACAACAAGCTGTCCGCGCAGGACAGCCTGTCGGCACTGCAAAGCGCGATCGACGCCGGGGTCAAGGTGGTATTCACCGGCGGCTCCGGCTCTTCGGTCGTGACCGCACTGGTGGAAGCCGCCACGCGCCACAACGAGCGCAACCCGGATCGCCGCATCCTGATCGTCAACTACGCGTCGATCGACCCGGACCTGACCGGCGCGCGCTGCAGCTTCTGGCATTTCGCGACCGAGGCCAACACCTCCATGAAGATGCGCGCGCTGGCCGACTTCACGCGCGAGCAGCAGGACATCCACAAGATCTACCTGTTGAACCAGGACTATGCGCACGGCCGGGTCTGGGCCGCGCTGGGCCAGCAGATGATCGCCACCGCACGCCCGGACACGCAGTTCGTCGGCGCCACGCTGCACCCGCTCGGCAAGGTCAAGGACTTCGCGCCTTATGTCAGCAAGATCAAGGCAAGCGGCGCCGACACCATCGTCACCGGCAACTGGGGCCAGGACCTGAGCCTGCTGATCAAGGCTGCGGGCGATATCGGCTATGACCCGCGCTACCTGAACCATAGCGGCGGCGGCGCGCCCGGCACCGTGCTGGCGGTATCGCAGGCGAAGACCGGCAAGCTCACCTGGGTCTCGGAATGGCTGCCCAAAACCGAGGATCCGGCGCTGTCCGCGCTCGCGGCGCGCGTGAGGCAGACCTCCGCCGGCGAGTACTTCACGCCGCGCGTGCTGGTGTCGGTGCAGCTCGTGTCCGAGGCCATGCGGCGCGCCGGCAGCGACGATCCGACCAAGGTCGCCCTGGCGCTCGAAGGCATGAAGATGAAGACCGCGCTGGGCGAGGTGACGATGCGCAAGAGCGATCACCAGCTCTTGCTGCCACAGGTGGTGTCGACCGTGGCGCCCGTTGACGGCAAGACCGTCAAGGTCGGCGCCGAAGGCACGCAGTACGGCTTTCGCCTGAACAGCGTGACGCCGGCGCAGGCACTCGACCTGCCATCGGCCTGTCACATGAAGCGGCCTACCGGCGTCTGACCGGGGCGGTGTCCGGTCAGTGGTCGGACCGGACGGTGCCGGGCGCCCGCTGCTCGGCGTTCAGCGTGCCGGTGTTCACGGCGGGCGGCGCCAGCTTGCTCAAGGCGGCATGGCGCGCGTCCGCAGGCAAATCGCCAATGTGGCGCGCCTCGGCATAGAAGCGCGTCCAGTCGCCGCCAACGCTGTCGAGCAGCGCCGTGAATGCCGGCACCCATTGCTGGTACGTGGCTACGGCGGCCAGGTGGGCGTTGGTCAACGGTTGGTCGAACCAGCGGTCGTAGCCGCTGTAGCCGCCCCACTCCACGCGCAGCTTTGCATACTGGCTGCGCAGGCTGTCGAAGATCTCGGCCTTGCCGCGGCGCTTGGTGTCATCGTCCGCGCCCGCGCGGTACAAGGCATCGAGCCGGTCGCGCGTGTCCAGGAGCAGCGCCCGGAACTGCCTTCGCCGGCTGTCGTACTGCCGGTAGCTCGCGCGCGCATCGTCCGACGCATCGTCACGGAGCCAGCGCTCCACGCCGGCGATCTCCACCGCAGTCGCGAACGACTCGTTGAAGGCCGTGTCATTGCGTACATAGACCACCTGGTGCGCGAGCTCGTGGAAGATCATGCGCGCCAGTTCGCCTTCGGGCAGGTAGACGAAGGTGTTCAGCAGCGGGTCATCGAAGTAGCCCAGCGTGGAATAGGCCGGAATGCCCGCCACATAGGTCTCCAGGCCTTCGCGGCGCAGGCCCGCGGC
Encoded proteins:
- a CDS encoding aminopeptidase gives rise to the protein MDWKKGRRRAAGILVAAGLALAMAGCDTVGYYYQSIGGHLGVMAQAQSLDDAIASAQASNDARLAQRLTLARHIRDYASRELKLPDNGSYRRYANLHRPYVVWSVFATPELSMALHQWCFPIVGCISYRGYYAQGDAEHYAAGLRREGLETYVAGIPAYSTLGYFDDPLLNTFVYLPEGELARMIFHELAHQVVYVRNDTAFNESFATAVEIAGVERWLRDDASDDARASYRQYDSRRRQFRALLLDTRDRLDALYRAGADDDTKRRGKAEIFDSLRSQYAKLRVEWGGYSGYDRWFDQPLTNAHLAAVATYQQWVPAFTALLDSVGGDWTRFYAEARHIGDLPADARHAALSKLAPPAVNTGTLNAEQRAPGTVRSDH
- a CDS encoding branched-chain amino acid ABC transporter substrate-binding protein, which gives rise to MQTTTPTRGAPRARKRPLARLLATAALAAALAPALAAAQGAPIKVAFIDQLSGPLANVGEIFQANLKFAIDDANAQGGVLGRQYELVSYDNKLSAQDSLSALQSAIDAGVKVVFTGGSGSSVVTALVEAATRHNERNPDRRILIVNYASIDPDLTGARCSFWHFATEANTSMKMRALADFTREQQDIHKIYLLNQDYAHGRVWAALGQQMIATARPDTQFVGATLHPLGKVKDFAPYVSKIKASGADTIVTGNWGQDLSLLIKAAGDIGYDPRYLNHSGGGAPGTVLAVSQAKTGKLTWVSEWLPKTEDPALSALAARVRQTSAGEYFTPRVLVSVQLVSEAMRRAGSDDPTKVALALEGMKMKTALGEVTMRKSDHQLLLPQVVSTVAPVDGKTVKVGAEGTQYGFRLNSVTPAQALDLPSACHMKRPTGV
- a CDS encoding carboxyl transferase domain-containing protein — encoded protein: MNPPKLLIANRGEIAIRIARAAAALGMPSVAIHGDDDRDALHVRKADEAVALPGSGPRAYLDIGQVVAAARRAGCQLVHPGYGFLSENADFAQACLDAGLTFVGPAPDVLRLFGDKARARALAREHGVPVVPGTTGPTTLAAAHAFFAGLPRGTGMMIKALAGGGGRGMRAVHDAAQIDEAWSRCASEATAAFGNGAVYVEQIVTAPRHIETQVVADAGGQVVTLGERECSLQRRHQKLVEVAPSPALDDATRARLAEAASTLARAAAYRGIGTFEFLVQERDGQAPAFWFMEANPRLQVEHTVTEMVTGVDLVQAQLAIARGADLAQLGLERVPAPRGVAVQLRINAEHLDGQGQLRPAAGTLTAFEAPSGPGVRVDSAGFAGMAANPRFDSLLAKLIVHESGGNYPRALALAYRALCEFRIEGIDTNRRLLQDLLQQDAVQRNAVHTQYLDQALPALAAVGGDHPALHATGAAAVEQDTEAEDDLPADAVAVLAPMDGALAALHVRPGDSVRRGQALAIIEAMKMEHPIEAPAAGTVLAVRAQAGATVRAGAALVLIETSGDAGHTEQVRTASDPDHIRADLRDALQRHALGQDAARETAVAKRHAQGGRTARENIARLCDADSFIEYGALAIAAQRQRRTEDDLIRSTPADGIVTGIGTVNAAQIPGADARCMVLAYDYTVLAGTQGYYGHKKLDRMLALAQQWKLPVVLFAEGGGGRPGDTDMPVVAGLDCTSFIQFARLSGQVPLVGIVHGRCFAGNAALLGCADVIIATRSATIGMGGPAMIEGGGLGVYAPEEVGPVGVQAPNGVIDVLVDDEAAAVDAARRYLSYFQGDAPGWQAEDPRHLRHAIPENRLRSYDMRAVIHALADTGSALELRAAFGTGILTALIRIEGRAFGCIANNPRHLGGAIDSAAADKAARFMQLCDAHGLPILSLCDTPGFMVGPQAEKSATVRHVSRLFVVAGALRVPFFTVVLRKGYGLGAQAMAGGSFAAPFFTAAWPSGEFGAMGLEGSIRLGFRKELEAVADPDEREALFARMVDTAYQRGRALNMASHLEIDAVIDPADTRRWLLRGLASVPPASLGRRTGEDRRFIDTW